One Amblyomma americanum isolate KBUSLIRL-KWMA chromosome 8, ASM5285725v1, whole genome shotgun sequence DNA window includes the following coding sequences:
- the LOC144102681 gene encoding speckle-type POZ protein-like: protein MPGDSLTIRCDLNFVEYSDEHTERHRTTVSVTDCRLSEDLGWLLDSGSGADVTENVGDGRFRAHKAILASRSQVFRAMFEHHMLENLQEQFFVTNIEHEVFGEMLRFIYTGRSPNLDNMAHALMVAADKYGLLTLRDECEDALIEKLSFESTTFSLIVGDKLNATILRHYSLNFICANLCEVMKTDGGCTLADDHIDLVLDVIIAALPESCEDTIEPPAKRRRLYERR, encoded by the coding sequence ATGCCTGGAGACTCGCTTACAATACGCTGCGATCTGAATTTCGTTGAGTATTCCGACGAGCACACCGAACGACACAGGACCACTGTGAGTGTCACAGACTGCCGTCTCTCGGAAGACTTGGGCTGGCTCCTGGACAGTGGCAGCGGCGCCGACGTCACTGAAAATGTGGGTGACGGCAGGTTTCGTGCGCACAAGGCAATACTGGCGTCCCGGTCACAAGTATTTCGAGCCATGTTCGAGCACCACATGCTCGAGAACCTCCAAGAGCAATTCTTCGTGACAAACATCGAGCACGAAGTGTTTGGGGAAATGCTCCGGTTCATCTATACTGGACGCTCACCGAACCTCGACAACATGGCGCACGCCCTCATGGTGGCGGCTGACAAGTACGGCTTGCTGACTCTGCGGGACGAGTGCGAAGACGCCCTCATTGAAAAACTCAGCTTCGAGAGTACGACGTTCAGTCTCATCGTCGGCGACAAGCTCAATGCTACCATTCTGCGTCATTACTCCCTGAATTTTATTTGTGCCAACCTGTGCGAAGTGATGAAGACGGACGGAGGGTGCACCCTGGCGGACGACCACATAGATCTGGTGTTGGATGTGATTATCGCTGCACTTCCCGAATCTTGCGAGGACACCATCGAGCCGCCTGCCAAACGACGACGACTGTACGAGAGACGCTAA